Proteins encoded together in one Bradyrhizobium sp. PSBB068 window:
- a CDS encoding ABC transporter ATP-binding protein gives MARIDLVDLAQSYNGNDAPLESFALKPVTMTWRQGGAYALLGPSGCGKTTLLNLISGIVTPSRGQILFDGRDITPLSTQKRNIAQVFQFPVIYDTMTVGENLAFPLKNRGVARAEVDARVRQIADLLDLTPYLNRKATRLTADAKQKISLGRGLVRSDVAAVLFDEPLTVIDPELKWQLRSKLKALHRELDLTMIYVTHDQTEALTFADTVVVMHDGRVVQSGTPAELFDKPAHTFVGYFIGSPGMNIVPAEVSGHEARIDGHVIGLHRNYGVLPAGKKIEIGVRPEFVDVAPPASGLLSATIERIDDLGRIQFARVRVGNTKLAARVPPGFSVSGDTAGLVFNPAYVHVYADSHLVEGVA, from the coding sequence ATGGCCCGCATTGACCTCGTCGATCTCGCCCAGTCCTACAACGGCAATGACGCGCCGCTGGAATCCTTTGCGCTGAAGCCGGTCACCATGACCTGGCGGCAGGGCGGAGCCTATGCGCTGCTCGGGCCGTCCGGCTGCGGCAAGACCACGCTGCTCAATCTGATTTCCGGCATCGTGACGCCGTCGCGCGGACAGATTCTGTTCGACGGCCGTGACATCACGCCGCTGTCCACGCAGAAGCGCAACATCGCGCAGGTGTTCCAGTTCCCGGTGATCTACGACACCATGACGGTGGGTGAGAACCTGGCGTTCCCGCTGAAGAACCGCGGCGTCGCCAGGGCCGAAGTCGATGCGCGGGTCAGGCAGATCGCCGACCTGCTCGACCTCACGCCTTACCTGAACCGCAAGGCGACGCGCCTCACCGCCGACGCCAAGCAGAAGATCTCGCTCGGCCGCGGCCTGGTGCGTTCCGACGTCGCGGCCGTGCTGTTCGATGAGCCGCTCACCGTCATCGATCCCGAGCTGAAGTGGCAATTGCGCTCCAAGCTGAAGGCGTTGCATCGCGAGCTCGACCTCACGATGATCTACGTCACCCACGACCAGACCGAGGCGCTGACATTCGCCGACACCGTCGTTGTCATGCATGACGGCCGCGTGGTGCAGAGCGGCACGCCGGCCGAATTGTTCGACAAGCCGGCGCATACCTTCGTCGGCTATTTCATCGGCTCGCCCGGCATGAACATCGTGCCCGCCGAGGTCAGTGGCCACGAGGCGCGGATCGACGGCCATGTCATCGGCCTGCATCGAAATTATGGTGTGCTGCCGGCCGGCAAGAAGATCGAGATCGGCGTGCGGCCCGAATTCGTGGACGTCGCTCCGCCGGCGTCCGGGCTGCTCTCGGCCACGATCGAGCGGATCGACGATCTCGGCCGGATCCAGTTCGCCCGCGTGCGCGTCGGCAACACCAAGCTTGCGGCGCGCGTGCCGCCGGGCTTCTCGGTCTCCGGCGACACCGCCGGTCTCGTTTTCAATCCCGCCTATGTCCACGTCTATGCCGACAGCCATTTGGTGGAAGGGGTCGCCTGA
- a CDS encoding DUF2160 domain-containing protein, giving the protein MESIAWMAWTLPTAVFFVLLASTLGVMTWLAAAYPEAERVGVLRIPTTRGDRLFVSLVLAAVIHLLWIALVGTDPIFTLPIGEGVEISSLWLGTVISLLSAVVIFRTV; this is encoded by the coding sequence ATGGAATCCATCGCATGGATGGCCTGGACGCTGCCGACCGCGGTCTTCTTCGTGCTGCTGGCCTCGACGCTCGGCGTCATGACCTGGCTCGCGGCTGCCTATCCCGAAGCGGAGCGGGTCGGCGTGCTGCGGATTCCGACCACGCGCGGCGATCGCCTGTTCGTCTCGCTGGTGCTGGCGGCGGTGATCCACTTGCTGTGGATCGCCCTCGTCGGCACCGATCCGATTTTCACCTTGCCGATCGGCGAGGGCGTCGAGATTTCGAGCCTGTGGCTCGGAACGGTAATTTCGCTTCTTTCAGCCGTGGTGATCTTTCGCACCGTCTGA
- a CDS encoding enoyl-CoA hydratase/isomerase family protein, translating to MDSRIMDLLADRVLELGPKPAADSPYRNFKLTRDEDGIAWLLFDRADTSANTLSADLLEELDAIVTALESQRPTGLVVRSAKKSGFIAGADVNEFRGVTDPGAVETQIGRAHAVIDRLEALRVPSVAVIHGFCLGGGLEVALACQMRIAIDDARFGFPEVMLGLHPGLGGTVRFTELVNPMQAMTLMLTGKTIDARRAKSLGLVDAVTQERHVRNAVKDAVFGRLKRAKPGALNSLLNLGPVRGFLASRMRSEAEKAAPRKHYPAPYALIDLWEKHAGNRSAMLNAEKASFANLMVTPTAQNLIRVFFLREQMKKLAGSGNKVAHVHVIGAGAMGGDIAAWCANQDMRVTLADMKAEPIAGAMKRASDLFGKIMRKKIDQRDALDRLIPDMDGEGVRNADLIIEAVPEKLELKQKVYAGLEPKMKQGAILATNTSSIPLQDLRTTLARPERLLGLHFFNPVSRLQLVEVVSHDGTDAAMLKEALAFVGAIDRLPLPVKSSPGFLVNRALTPYMLEAMMMLDEKTDQRLIDAAAIEFGMPMGPIELADQVGLDICLDVGDMLRSKFGDTLPPTPAWLREKVARGELGRKTGKGFYIWKDGKAEKAPLPDTGPKVSDEMIDRLVLPISNVCVAALREGIVDDPDMVDGAMIFGTGYAPFRGGPLNYARSRGVDNVVSAMQSLMRKFGGRFAPDTGWEGFK from the coding sequence ATGGATTCACGGATCATGGACCTTCTCGCCGACCGCGTGCTCGAGCTCGGGCCGAAGCCCGCTGCGGACAGCCCGTACAGGAATTTCAAGCTGACGCGTGACGAGGACGGCATCGCCTGGCTGCTGTTCGACCGCGCCGACACCAGCGCCAACACGCTGTCCGCCGACCTGCTCGAAGAGCTCGATGCCATCGTCACGGCGCTGGAGAGCCAGCGGCCGACCGGGCTCGTGGTGCGCTCGGCCAAAAAGAGCGGCTTCATCGCCGGGGCCGACGTCAACGAGTTTCGCGGCGTCACCGATCCCGGCGCGGTCGAGACCCAGATCGGCCGGGCGCATGCGGTGATCGACCGGCTGGAGGCGCTGCGCGTGCCGTCGGTCGCCGTGATCCACGGCTTCTGCCTCGGTGGCGGCCTCGAGGTCGCGCTCGCCTGCCAGATGCGGATCGCGATCGACGACGCGCGGTTCGGTTTCCCTGAGGTGATGCTCGGCCTGCATCCCGGCCTCGGCGGCACCGTGCGCTTCACCGAGCTGGTGAACCCGATGCAGGCGATGACCTTGATGCTGACCGGCAAGACGATCGACGCGCGCCGCGCCAAGTCGCTCGGCCTGGTCGATGCCGTCACCCAGGAGCGCCATGTCCGCAATGCGGTGAAGGACGCGGTGTTCGGCCGGCTGAAGCGCGCCAAGCCGGGTGCGCTCAATTCGCTGCTCAATTTGGGCCCGGTCAGGGGCTTCCTCGCCTCGCGGATGCGTAGCGAGGCCGAGAAGGCGGCGCCGCGCAAGCATTATCCGGCGCCCTACGCACTGATCGATCTCTGGGAGAAGCATGCCGGCAACCGTTCGGCGATGCTGAATGCGGAGAAGGCCTCGTTCGCCAATCTGATGGTGACGCCGACCGCGCAAAACCTGATCCGGGTGTTCTTCCTGCGCGAGCAGATGAAGAAGCTGGCGGGCTCCGGCAACAAGGTTGCGCACGTCCATGTCATCGGCGCCGGCGCGATGGGTGGCGACATCGCGGCCTGGTGCGCCAACCAGGACATGCGGGTGACCTTGGCCGACATGAAGGCCGAGCCGATTGCGGGGGCGATGAAGCGCGCCTCTGACCTGTTCGGCAAGATCATGCGCAAGAAGATCGATCAGCGCGACGCGCTCGACCGGCTGATCCCCGACATGGACGGCGAGGGCGTCCGCAACGCCGATCTGATCATCGAGGCGGTGCCGGAAAAGCTCGAGCTGAAGCAGAAGGTCTATGCCGGCCTCGAGCCGAAGATGAAGCAGGGTGCGATCCTCGCCACCAACACGTCGAGCATCCCGCTGCAGGATCTGCGCACCACGCTGGCGCGGCCGGAGCGGTTGCTCGGCCTGCATTTCTTCAATCCGGTGTCGCGGCTGCAACTCGTCGAGGTCGTCAGCCATGACGGCACTGATGCCGCCATGCTCAAGGAGGCGCTCGCCTTCGTCGGCGCCATCGACCGGCTGCCGCTGCCGGTGAAGAGCTCGCCGGGCTTCCTCGTCAACCGCGCGCTGACGCCGTACATGCTGGAAGCGATGATGATGCTGGATGAGAAGACCGACCAGCGCCTCATCGACGCGGCCGCGATCGAGTTCGGCATGCCGATGGGGCCGATCGAGCTTGCCGACCAGGTCGGGCTCGATATCTGCCTCGATGTCGGCGACATGCTGCGCTCGAAGTTCGGCGACACCTTGCCGCCGACGCCGGCGTGGTTGCGTGAAAAGGTCGCCAGGGGCGAACTCGGTCGCAAGACCGGCAAGGGCTTCTACATCTGGAAGGATGGCAAGGCGGAGAAGGCGCCGCTGCCGGACACCGGCCCCAAGGTAAGCGATGAAATGATCGACCGCTTGGTGCTGCCGATCTCGAATGTCTGCGTCGCCGCCTTGCGTGAAGGCATCGTCGACGATCCCGACATGGTCGACGGCGCGATGATCTTCGGCACCGGCTATGCCCCGTTCCGCGGCGGCCCGCTGAATTACGCGCGCAGTCGCGGCGTTGATAATGTTGTGTCGGCCATGCAATCGCTGATGCGCAAGTTCGGCGGACGATTTGCGCCGGACACCGGCTGGGAGGGCTTCAAGTGA
- a CDS encoding ABC transporter ATP-binding protein: MSVTLQNVTRTVDGVPTIRDVSLTLERGTLSVLLGPTLSGKTSIMRLLAGLDKPATGRVLVDGKDVTGADVRQRSVAMVYQQFINYPSLTVYENIASPLRVQGKPKAEIEKRVAEAAALLRLEPFLKRTPLQLSGGQQQRTAIARALVKGADLVLLDEPLANLDYKLREELRAELPRIFEASGAIFVYATTEPSEALLLGGDTVCMWEGQALQTGATPKVYRHPDTLRVAQVFSDPPLNIIGIEKKGDRVTYAGGEQAAAAGLYANLPDGAYRIGFRAHQLDVGNVAAGRHKFSATVTVTEITGSESFVHVHVHDSNWVAVLHGVHEYEPGQVLDAALDPDNIFVFDAADRLVASPATSFSK; encoded by the coding sequence ATGAGCGTTACACTGCAGAACGTCACGCGAACCGTGGATGGCGTTCCGACCATCCGCGATGTTTCGCTGACGCTGGAGCGTGGCACGCTCAGCGTGCTGCTCGGGCCGACGCTGTCGGGCAAGACCTCGATCATGCGGCTGCTTGCCGGGCTCGACAAGCCGGCCACCGGCCGTGTGCTGGTCGACGGCAAGGACGTCACCGGCGCCGACGTGCGGCAGCGCTCGGTGGCGATGGTCTATCAGCAGTTCATCAATTATCCCTCGCTGACGGTCTACGAGAACATCGCTTCGCCCTTGCGGGTGCAGGGCAAGCCGAAGGCCGAGATCGAGAAGCGGGTGGCGGAGGCGGCCGCGTTGTTGCGGCTCGAGCCTTTCCTCAAGCGTACCCCACTGCAGCTCTCCGGCGGCCAGCAGCAGCGCACCGCGATCGCGCGCGCGCTGGTCAAGGGCGCCGACCTCGTGCTGCTCGACGAGCCGCTCGCCAACCTCGACTACAAGCTGCGCGAGGAGCTGCGTGCCGAACTGCCGCGCATCTTCGAGGCCTCCGGCGCCATCTTCGTCTACGCCACCACCGAGCCGTCGGAAGCGCTGCTGCTCGGCGGCGACACGGTGTGCATGTGGGAAGGCCAGGCGCTGCAGACCGGCGCAACGCCGAAGGTCTACCGTCATCCCGACACGTTGCGCGTCGCGCAGGTGTTCTCGGATCCGCCGCTCAACATCATCGGCATCGAGAAGAAGGGTGACCGGGTGACCTATGCCGGCGGCGAACAGGCGGCCGCGGCCGGCCTCTATGCCAACCTCCCGGACGGCGCCTACCGGATCGGCTTCCGCGCGCACCAACTCGACGTCGGCAACGTCGCGGCCGGGCGCCACAAGTTCTCCGCCACGGTGACGGTGACCGAGATCACCGGCTCGGAAAGCTTCGTGCACGTCCATGTCCACGACTCCAACTGGGTCGCGGTGCTGCACGGCGTGCACGAATACGAACCCGGGCAGGTGCTCGACGCCGCGCTCGATCCCGACAACATCTTCGTATTCGACGCGGCCGATCGCCTCGTCGCTTCACCCGCAACAAGTTTCTCGAAGTGA
- the glpD gene encoding glycerol-3-phosphate dehydrogenase, with translation MDRIYDLAIIGGGVNGCGIARDAAGRGNSVFLCEMNDLASGTSSWSTKLVHGGLRYLEYYEFRLVREALIEREILWQIAPHIIRPLRFVLPHHAGLRPAWLLRLGLFLYDHIGGRHLLPATRSLDLTRDVVGKPLIPGRYTKGFEYSDCFVDDARLVALTARDAADRGAEIRTRTRAVETRQVDGVWHVTVEDSVSGARETIQARVLVNAGGPWVEQVLASGAGVNARAKVRLVQGSHIVVPKLYDHDRAYIFQNADGRIIFVIPYQNEFSLIGTTDRDYDGDPAKVKATQEEIEYLCASASEYLAKPVKPQDVVWDYSGVRPLYDDGASEAKAATRDYVFELDTPGGAPLLSIYGGKITTYRRLSEEALERLAPYLKGAKAQEGWTGKAPLPGGDMDVSAVAALAAELVRNHPFLAQSHANRLAHAYGTRAAKVLGDAASAEDLGRAFGATLTESEVRYLMANEWARTAEDVVWRRSKLGLRMTAGEIAALDEWMAANRVSGERPLREAGGRA, from the coding sequence TTGGATCGAATTTACGACCTCGCCATCATTGGAGGCGGCGTTAATGGCTGCGGCATCGCGCGCGATGCGGCGGGCCGGGGCAATTCTGTTTTCCTCTGTGAAATGAATGACTTGGCCAGCGGAACGTCGTCCTGGTCGACCAAGCTCGTGCATGGCGGCCTGCGCTATCTCGAATATTATGAGTTTCGTTTGGTGCGCGAGGCGCTGATCGAGCGCGAGATCCTCTGGCAGATCGCGCCGCACATCATTCGTCCGCTGCGTTTCGTTCTGCCGCATCACGCCGGCCTGCGCCCGGCCTGGCTGCTGCGGCTCGGCCTCTTCCTCTACGACCATATCGGCGGCCGGCACCTGCTGCCGGCGACGCGCTCGCTCGATCTGACCCGCGATGTGGTCGGCAAGCCGCTGATCCCGGGCCGCTACACCAAGGGCTTTGAATATTCCGACTGCTTCGTCGACGACGCGCGGCTGGTGGCGCTGACCGCGCGCGACGCCGCCGATCGCGGCGCCGAGATCCGCACCCGCACCCGCGCAGTCGAGACCCGGCAGGTCGACGGCGTCTGGCATGTCACCGTCGAGGACAGCGTCAGCGGCGCCCGTGAGACGATCCAAGCGCGCGTGCTGGTCAATGCCGGCGGTCCCTGGGTCGAGCAGGTGCTGGCGTCCGGCGCCGGCGTCAACGCGCGGGCCAAGGTGCGCCTGGTGCAGGGCTCGCACATCGTGGTGCCCAAGCTCTATGACCACGACCGCGCCTACATCTTCCAGAATGCCGACGGCCGCATCATCTTCGTGATTCCCTATCAGAACGAATTTTCGCTGATCGGCACCACCGATCGCGACTATGACGGCGATCCGGCCAAGGTGAAGGCGACGCAGGAGGAGATCGAGTATCTCTGCGCCTCCGCGAGCGAATACCTCGCAAAGCCGGTGAAACCTCAGGACGTGGTCTGGGATTATTCCGGCGTGCGTCCGCTCTATGACGACGGGGCGAGCGAAGCCAAGGCCGCGACCCGCGACTACGTGTTCGAGCTCGATACGCCCGGCGGTGCGCCGCTGCTGTCGATCTATGGCGGCAAGATCACGACCTATCGCCGGCTGTCCGAGGAGGCGCTGGAGCGGCTCGCGCCTTATCTCAAGGGCGCGAAAGCGCAGGAGGGCTGGACCGGCAAGGCGCCGCTGCCCGGCGGCGACATGGATGTCTCCGCGGTCGCAGCGCTCGCCGCCGAGCTGGTTCGCAACCATCCGTTCCTCGCGCAATCCCATGCCAACCGTCTCGCGCATGCCTACGGCACGCGCGCCGCAAAGGTGCTCGGCGATGCAGCATCGGCTGAAGATCTCGGCCGCGCCTTCGGCGCCACCTTGACGGAAAGTGAAGTCCGGTACCTGATGGCGAACGAATGGGCTCGGACTGCGGAAGATGTCGTCTGGCGACGATCCAAGCTGGGCTTGCGGATGACGGCGGGTGAAATCGCCGCGCTCGACGAGTGGATGGCCGCCAACCGCGTGTCCGGTGAACGTCCCCTCCGCGAAGCGGGAGGACGGGCATGA
- a CDS encoding carbohydrate ABC transporter permease yields the protein MHSIPGRRLIMALFLIFLLLPIYWLVNMSFKTNAEIVSTMTLWPHTPTLQHYRRIFTDESWYSGYINSLEYVVINTVISIAVALPAAYAFSRYRFLGDKHLFFWLLSNRMAPAAVYALPFFNLYSAIGLFDTPWAVALAHCIFNVPLAVWILEGFVSGVPREIDETAFLDGYSFPRFFIKILVPLIASGIGVAAFFCFMFSWVELLLARTLTSVQAKPIAAIMTRTVSAAGMDWGLLAAAGVLTIIPGALVIWFVRNYIARGFALGRV from the coding sequence ATGCACTCGATCCCCGGCCGCCGCCTGATCATGGCGCTGTTCCTGATCTTCCTGCTGTTGCCGATCTATTGGCTCGTCAACATGAGCTTCAAGACCAACGCCGAGATCGTCTCGACGATGACGCTGTGGCCGCACACGCCGACGCTGCAGCACTACCGGCGCATCTTCACCGACGAGAGCTGGTATTCCGGCTACATCAATTCGCTGGAATATGTCGTCATCAACACCGTGATCTCGATCGCGGTGGCGCTGCCGGCGGCCTATGCGTTCTCGCGCTACCGCTTCCTCGGCGACAAGCATTTGTTCTTCTGGCTGCTGTCGAACCGCATGGCGCCGGCGGCGGTCTATGCGCTGCCGTTCTTCAACCTCTATTCGGCGATCGGCCTGTTCGATACGCCTTGGGCGGTCGCGCTCGCGCACTGCATCTTCAACGTGCCGCTCGCGGTATGGATCCTCGAAGGCTTCGTTTCCGGCGTGCCGCGCGAGATCGACGAGACCGCGTTCCTCGACGGCTATTCGTTCCCGCGCTTCTTCATCAAGATCCTGGTGCCGCTGATCGCGAGCGGGATCGGCGTCGCCGCGTTCTTCTGCTTCATGTTCTCCTGGGTCGAGTTGCTGTTGGCGCGCACGCTGACCTCGGTGCAGGCCAAGCCGATCGCGGCGATCATGACGCGCACGGTGTCGGCCGCCGGCATGGACTGGGGCCTGCTTGCCGCGGCCGGTGTGCTCACCATCATCCCCGGCGCGCTCGTGATCTGGTTCGTCCGCAACTACATCGCGCGCGGTTTCGCGCTCGGCCGGGTCTAG
- a CDS encoding sugar ABC transporter permease — protein sequence MDKTINQKAWFLVLPVFLVVAFSAVLPLMTVVNYSMQDTFGNNQFFWNGVGWFKELLDPSTDLGGRFLASLGRNLFFSAVILAIEVPLGIVVALSMPREGWSVAACLVILALPLLIPWNVVGTIWQIFGRPDIGLLGYVLNHLGFNYNYVANDIDAWVTVIVMDVWHWTSLVALLCYAGLKSIPDAYYQAAQIDGASRWAVFKAIQLPKMNRVLLIAVLLRFMDSFMIYTEPFVVTGGGPGNSTTFVSIELVKIALGQFDLGKAAALSLVYNLIILIVCWVFYTVMTNAGTERPVKEGAA from the coding sequence ATGGACAAGACGATCAACCAAAAAGCCTGGTTCCTGGTGCTGCCGGTGTTCCTGGTGGTGGCGTTCTCGGCAGTGCTGCCGCTGATGACGGTCGTGAACTATTCGATGCAGGACACCTTCGGTAACAACCAGTTCTTCTGGAACGGCGTCGGCTGGTTCAAGGAGCTGCTCGATCCCTCGACCGATCTCGGCGGTCGCTTCCTGGCCTCGCTCGGCCGCAATTTGTTCTTCTCCGCCGTGATCCTCGCGATCGAGGTGCCGCTCGGCATCGTCGTCGCGCTGTCGATGCCGCGCGAGGGCTGGAGCGTCGCGGCCTGCCTCGTCATCCTCGCGCTGCCGCTGCTGATTCCGTGGAACGTAGTCGGGACGATCTGGCAGATCTTCGGCCGGCCCGATATCGGCCTGCTCGGCTATGTGCTGAATCACCTCGGCTTCAACTACAACTACGTCGCCAACGATATCGATGCCTGGGTCACCGTCATCGTGATGGACGTCTGGCACTGGACCAGCCTCGTCGCGCTGCTGTGCTACGCCGGCCTGAAGTCGATCCCCGACGCCTATTACCAGGCGGCGCAGATCGACGGCGCCTCGCGCTGGGCGGTATTCAAGGCGATCCAGCTGCCGAAGATGAACCGCGTGCTGCTGATCGCGGTGCTGCTGCGCTTCATGGACAGCTTCATGATCTACACCGAGCCGTTCGTGGTCACCGGCGGCGGTCCCGGCAACTCGACGACCTTCGTCTCGATCGAGCTCGTCAAGATCGCGCTCGGCCAGTTCGACCTCGGCAAGGCTGCGGCGCTGTCGCTGGTCTACAATCTGATCATCCTGATCGTTTGCTGGGTGTTCTACACCGTGATGACCAATGCCGGCACCGAGCGGCCGGTCAAGGAAGGAGCGGCGTGA
- a CDS encoding acyl-CoA thioesterase: MPADTNANGDIFGGWLLSQMDVGGGVFASKLAKSRTVTVAIEAMNFRKAVYVGDLVSVHANLVRVGRTSITVHLEAWVLRRREQQSILVTDGNFTYVSIDEQGHPQPIQRDGATIST, from the coding sequence ATGCCGGCCGACACCAACGCCAATGGCGATATCTTCGGTGGCTGGCTGCTCAGCCAGATGGACGTCGGCGGCGGCGTGTTCGCCTCCAAGCTGGCGAAGTCCCGCACGGTGACGGTTGCGATCGAGGCGATGAACTTCCGCAAGGCGGTCTATGTCGGCGATCTCGTCTCGGTGCACGCCAATCTCGTGCGCGTCGGGCGTACCTCGATCACGGTGCACCTCGAAGCCTGGGTGCTGCGCCGCCGTGAGCAGCAGTCGATCCTGGTCACCGACGGCAATTTCACCTACGTCTCGATCGACGAGCAGGGCCATCCGCAACCGATTCAGCGTGACGGCGCGACGATTTCGACCTGA
- a CDS encoding DeoR/GlpR transcriptional regulator, with translation MAGLSHRQTEILNIARAFGRVMVEDLAKRFEVSAQTIRKDLNDLCDERSLTRIHGGAIIASGVENLAYEARRFVAAEEKKAIGAAAAARIPNGCSLFINIGTTTEEVASALTSHEDLLVITNNLNVAMLLYRHPRIEVVVAGGTVRRADGAVVGSTATQLIGQFKVDYAIIGASAIDEEGALLDFDYREVQVAQAIIANARNVMLVSDATKLRRSAPVRIAHMSQIQTFVTDSPLPAGLANICHSRGIEVVVAMDKPQADIDDNADPAPAPATLRSA, from the coding sequence GTGGCCGGACTCTCTCATCGCCAGACTGAAATCCTCAATATCGCACGCGCATTCGGCCGGGTCATGGTCGAGGACCTTGCCAAGCGCTTCGAGGTGTCGGCGCAGACCATCCGCAAGGACCTCAACGATCTCTGCGATGAGCGGTCGCTGACCCGCATCCATGGCGGTGCGATCATCGCCTCGGGCGTCGAGAACCTCGCCTACGAGGCGCGCCGCTTCGTCGCCGCCGAGGAGAAGAAGGCGATCGGCGCCGCCGCGGCCGCGCGGATTCCGAACGGCTGCTCGCTATTCATCAATATCGGCACCACCACCGAAGAAGTCGCCAGCGCACTGACCTCGCACGAGGATCTGCTGGTCATCACCAACAACCTCAACGTCGCGATGCTGCTGTACCGTCATCCGCGCATCGAGGTGGTGGTGGCAGGCGGCACGGTGCGCCGCGCCGACGGTGCGGTGGTCGGCTCGACCGCGACGCAGTTGATCGGCCAGTTCAAGGTCGATTACGCCATCATCGGCGCGTCCGCAATCGACGAGGAGGGCGCACTGCTCGACTTCGACTATCGCGAGGTGCAGGTCGCGCAGGCGATCATCGCCAATGCACGCAACGTGATGCTGGTGTCGGATGCGACAAAACTCCGCCGCAGCGCGCCGGTGCGGATCGCGCATATGAGCCAGATCCAGACCTTCGTGACCGACTCGCCCTTGCCTGCGGGCCTCGCCAACATCTGTCACAGCAGAGGGATCGAGGTCGTCGTTGCGATGGACAAGCCGCAAGCCGATATCGACGACAACGCCGACCCGGCACCGGCACCGGCGACGCTGCGCAGCGCGTAG
- a CDS encoding HAD-IA family hydrolase, with protein sequence MSQTQGKALLFDIDGTLADTDPLHLAAFNRVLGPHGHSFDHARFGRELQGFSNASIGERFLAHVPPERRAGILSEKERIFRELVSGQIVPVPGLMALLDRADRAGVPMVAVTNAPRANAELLLSGLGVAHRFKALVIGDELEHGKPHPLPYLEGLRLAGAAASASLAFEDSRSGIQSATAAGIATIGMRTGLSHADLLAAGAVASARAFDDPELIRLVASAMTW encoded by the coding sequence ATGTCGCAGACACAAGGTAAAGCACTGCTGTTCGATATCGACGGCACGCTCGCCGACACCGACCCGCTGCATCTGGCAGCGTTCAACCGGGTGCTCGGCCCGCATGGACACTCCTTCGATCACGCGCGCTTCGGCAGGGAGCTGCAAGGCTTCTCCAACGCATCGATCGGCGAGCGCTTTCTCGCCCACGTGCCGCCTGAACGCCGCGCCGGCATTCTCAGCGAGAAGGAGCGGATCTTCCGCGAGCTGGTCAGCGGCCAGATCGTGCCGGTGCCGGGATTGATGGCGCTGCTCGACCGGGCGGATCGCGCCGGCGTGCCGATGGTGGCGGTGACCAATGCGCCGCGCGCGAACGCCGAATTGCTGCTCTCAGGACTCGGCGTCGCGCACCGTTTCAAGGCCCTCGTGATCGGCGACGAGCTGGAGCATGGCAAGCCGCACCCCTTGCCGTATCTCGAGGGGCTGCGCCTCGCCGGCGCGGCCGCATCCGCGTCGCTGGCGTTCGAGGACTCGCGCTCCGGCATTCAGTCCGCGACGGCGGCGGGCATCGCGACGATCGGGATGCGAACCGGGCTCAGCCATGCCGATCTGCTGGCGGCCGGCGCCGTCGCCAGCGCGCGGGCGTTCGATGATCCGGAATTGATCCGCCTGGTTGCGTCGGCCATGACTTGGTAA